Within the Pseudomonas sp. SL4(2022) genome, the region CGCATCAGCCAGGCCAACAGCGTCATCAGCAACGCCAACGCCGTGAGAACCATGAATGGCAGCTGATAACTGCCCGCCAGATCACGCGCCAGACCGGTCAGCACTGGGGTCAGGCACGCCAGGCTGTAGCCCATGCACAGCATCATCGCCGTCCAGCGACTAACCGCCAGCGGCGAGCCTGCTTCATACAATGGCAACACCAGCGACAAGGCAAACGAGCCACCGAGGCCAAAGCCAATGGTGACCGCCCAGAGCTCAGGCAGCAGGGTCGGCTGGAACGTGATCATCATCAGGCTGATCGAGGTCAGCAAGCCACAGCCCATAAGCAGCACATAGCGATTATGCAATCGCTGCGCCAGCCAAGGCAGTAGGAATGAACTGGGCAAGCCCATCAACATCGACACGCTGAACAAGCTGTTACTGTGCAGTAAACTCAGCCCGGCCTCGTGATAGCGCGCCACCGCCCAGGTAGCCAAGGCATAGAACAGCCCAGCCTGAATGGCAAAAAATGCACTGATCAGCCAAGCCCGCGGGTTGCGCCAAGGCAAGCCCGCGCCTGCAGCATCCGCCTCACACTCAGCTCGATTGGGCAAGCACAGCCAGAGCAGCCCCCCCACCAACGCCGGCAGGGCCCATACGGCCAGACCATGAGTCCAGTCATCATCCAGCCACTGGGTAGCCGGCACTGTCAGCACTGCGCCACCGGCTCCGCCAATTGCCATGCTCAGCGAATACCAGCCCACAACGCTGCCCATGCGTCCCGCGAAATGGCGCTTGATAAACCCAGAGAGCAAGGGCCCGGCAACCGCGATGGCTGCCCCCAGCAGCACCGCACTGCCAATCAAGATGCTGCTGGCATGTCCAAACAGACGAACCAGCAACGCAACGGCAATCAAGGCCATGCACAGGGCGATAGTCCGTTCAAGCCCCAGACGCAGAGCCAAGCGCGGCGCAAACGGTGCGAGTAACCCCATGCACAGTACCGGCAAAGCGGTGGTCAGACTGATCAAACCGCGGCTCAAGGCTAATTCTTCAGCAATCCGCTCGATCAGCGGTGCCAGGGAGGTGATACCAGGGCGCAGATTGATTGCAGCCAGAACAAGGGCCAGCAACAGCAAGGCCCGCGGGAAAGGTTTCACAGAAATACCATCAGTTTCGCGGCCATGCCGACATGGCCGCAAACCCTAACGCCCGAGCCAGGCCCAGGCAAGTCCGCCGACCGATTAAGCTGATCGTGCGATCAACAAAATCGATCGTAGGCCCCATCACCTGTTGCGCGGGGCACGCATCTTGTCAGCCATGGCAGTCATTTCGTTGTACAGCAGCTGTGGGTTTTTCTGCTTCACGGCCCAGGCCATTCGGCCCTGTTCATGAGGCAGAATCATGAATTCACCTTTGCCGACTTCCTGGTAAATGTAATCTGCAATATCCGCAGCACTGATCGGCGAGCTTTCCAGCAATTTGCCAACCTGGGCCTTCATCGCCGGGGTCGGACCGCGGAAAGAGTCCAGCAGGTTGGTCTGGAAGAACGATGGACACACGACATGCACGCTGATTTCATGCAGTTTCAATTCAATCAACAGACTTTCCGACAACGCTACGACACCAGCCTTGGCCACGTTGTAGTTACTCATCGCCGGCCCCTGCATCAGGGCCGCCATGGAGGCAATATTGACGATTTTGCCTTTGCTTTTTTCCAGCAGTGGCAGGAAGGCCTTGCAGCCCTTGACCACGCCCATCAGGTTGATCGCGATCTGCCAATCCCAATCTTCCAGTGACAGCTCACTGAAGAACCCACCAGAAGCCACACCGGCGTTGTTGACGATCACATCAATGCCACCCAACTTCTCTTCACAGGCCTGGGCAAACGCCGTCAGCTGGCTGTAATCACGCACATCGCAGCGCTGGGTAAAACCATCACCGCCCGCCTCACGCACCAGTTGCAGTGTCTCCGCAAGGCCTGGTTCATTGACATCCGAGAGCGCCAACTGCCAGCCCTCTCGCGCCCAGCGCAACGCAATTTCACGCCCTAAACCTGAACCTGCGCCAGTGATCATCATGCGATTTTGCATAGGAAAGCTGCCTTCTGATGCCGTGGTTGATAAGGCCAGTGTAGCCGGGGATATTATCTAGCCTGTACACCATCATTCATCTGAATAAGCCAGCCTAAGCCCCACTCACGACCGCCGCCAACGCTGCCAAAGCAACACCCCATAAATCAGGCCATTGAGCAGCAGTACGATCAGCCCTAACAGCACCTGAATCTGCGGCGTCAAACCCGCTGGATAGATAATCGGCAACACGTAGTGTTCGACAAAACTATCGCGATACCCCGCCTGCCCGGCAGTAAGCCGCAAACGCTGCTCCAGCGGCGTGAGCGGACAGGGCCAGTGCATCAACTCAACCAGCACACCCCACACAGCCGCAGGTACATGCAAGCAGACCAAGCCGCGCCATCGCCACACCAACAGGCCGCCCAGCAATGCAAACAGAATAAACAGCAGATGAAATACCAGCACCGCATCGGCCGCGACTGCAGACCACACCATAAGCGCCTCGCTGTTAGCTCCTTGCAGTTGATGCAGAAAACAAAAAGGCCGGTTGATAACCGGCCTTATTCAACACAACAACTCAATGCGTCAGTTGATACTCAACTTGTCGCGATTTTTCTCCAGCGTCGCCTCACCAATGCCCTTGACCTCCAGCAATTCATCCACCGACGCAAAGTCGCCGTGCTCATCACGATAAGCAACAATCGCCTGCGCCTTGACCTCACCAATACCTATCAGCTCGCGCTGCAAAGTGACGGCATCAGCGGTGTTGAGATTGACCTTGTTGGTAACAGCGACTTCAGCTGACTGGGCAGTGGTTTCTGCGGATGGCGCAACTTCAGCGGCACTAACAGTCAGCGAAAGCGAGGTAATAACAGCGAACAGAAGGGCGTTAAACGTTGATTTCAGCATCATTCGTATCCTTACGTTGGTTTTTATCGAGGCATGGGACATCCATCTCCACACCTAACTCAAACCTAGACGCTGCAGCAGCACTGTCAAACAACCAGTAGCAAATTTCAGCGGATAAACCCTGTTACTCACTACGGCGCTGCAGGTGAAGCCAGTCAACAATCTCACCCTCAGGTTTATAACCGCTCACCGTCTCGCGCAACAACTGTCGAACGCGCTCATAGTCATCCTTGTCCACTGCCAACAATAACTGTTGAAGCATGCCCTTGAACGTCTCCCAAGGCAGATGTTCTTCACTGGCTCGCATGATCATCGGATGCTCGGTCGGGCTTACGTTGTCACCGATCAGCAGCTCTTCATAAAGCTTTTCACCCGGTCTTAAACCGGTGAACTCTATTGCTATATCACCCTGGGGCGTCTTGTCGGAGCGCACACTTAATCCGCTGAGATGAATCATCTTCTCGGCCAGTACAGCAATTTTCACCGGCTGGCCCATATCCAGCACAAATACGTCACCGCCCTCCCCCATGGCTCCGGCCTGGATAACCAACTGTGCCGCCTCAGGGATGGTCATAAAGTAACGTGTAATATTCGGATGAGTAACCGTCACCGGCCCGCCCTTGCGAATCTGCTCATGGAACAGTGGGATAACGGAGCCAGATGAGCCCAGGACATTGCCAAAACGCACCATGGTAAAACGCGTTTTGTTGAGTTGATGCACAGTGTCATCATCAGCAAACAACACCGGCGCAGACTCACGACTGAGCGCCTGGAGTACCATCTCAGCCAAACGCTTGGTACTACCCATGACATTAGTCGGACGTACGGCCTTGTCAGTGGAAATCAGAACAAAACTAGTCACACCTGACTTGATCGCTGCCTGCGCGGTATTAAGCGTGCCCATTAGATTATTGAGCACACCTTCGGCAATATTGTGCTCGACCATAGGTACATGCTTATAAGCCGCCGCATGGTAAACCGTGTCGACTTTCCAAGTGCGCATCACATCAAACAAACGTGATGCATTGCGAATAGAACCGAGAATAGGTACCAGGCGAAGTGGTAAAGACTCGCGCTTGACCCGCGCTTCAAGCTCACTGTGAATGCTGTACAGGTTGAACTCACTATGCTCAAACAGCAGCAGTGTTGCTGGACCTGTCAGCAGAATCTGGCGGCACAGTTCCGAGCCAATCGAGCCACCGGCACCGGTAACCATGACCACCTGATTACGAATGCAACGCTCAAACAATGCTTGCTGCGGCGGTACTGCATCACGGCCCAGCAAATCAGCAATATCGACTTCCTGCACATCCTCGACTTTTACGCGACCACTGGCCAAATCCATAAAGCCCGGGATGCTGCGCACATGCAGAGGAAATTTCTCCAGCGTTTCAAGAATTTCACGTCGCCGTCCACGAGAAGCAGAAGGCATGGCCAATAGAATTTCATCAGCGCCTGTTTCATCAATCATTTGCGAAATGTGCTTAGGGGTGTATACGCGCAATCCAGCAATAGTGCGATTGGCAATACTTGGCTCATCATCAATAAAAGCCACAGGACGCATGGCACGCCCCATACGCAAAGCAGCAACCAATTGATTTCCAGCGGAACCAGCACCGTAAACAGCAACCCTAGGCAAGAGCGGAGCTAATGCTGCTGTTCGTCTTGGATTTAACTCAAACCAATTACCTGCAAAATACTGGCGCATGGCGAGACGCAAACCGCCTAAAAGTAAAAGGCTCAACCACCAATAATTGAATACCATCGAACGTGGTACCAGAGCCGTAGGCCCCCGATACCAGTAGACTGCCAAAGCCAACACCAGGGCAGATACCGTAACAGCCTTGGCAATAGCGATCAGTGCATCATTACCCACATAACGCATCACCGCACGATACATACCCAAACGGATAAAAATTGGCAAAGCAATAATAGGTGCCAAGAGGAATAGCCAACCATGACCGTCAAACGGCTGGGCTGCATCCCACTCCCCCAAACGCAAAGCAAATGAAAGCCAGAGCGCCAGCCAGATTAGTGCAATATCAGTGACTACCTGCAAGAAACGTTTCTTTCGACGCGATAATTGCAAGAGGTTCTGACGTAAAGCGTCTACCCACTGGCGAACCATATTTATCCCTTAATAATTGGCTTGCAATACGGTGCCAGGAGCAACCACATCACCTGATGACACGCTAACACCATAGCCTGCATTACAACCGGCCTGAAGCCATGCTGAAGCGCCCACCTGAACACCACCAGCCAAATTGACACCGACTCCGAGCGGGCCAAAGTCACCGATGCACACATCGTGATCCACCACAGCACCGGCATTTACAATTGCACCTTGCCCCAGCCTCGCCTTAGTTCCAATCACCGCCATCGCAAGTACAGCAGATCCCTGCCCGATGTGAGCCGACGGACTAACCCATGCGCGCGGATGCACGATGCTGACCAACTCGATACCGGCACCACGCTTCACGCAAAGAGTTTTTACCCGCAGCGGCCCCTAGCAGCCTGGCTCCAGCAAACTGTAGAGATTACCAATCACGTCTATTCCAAAGGCCGCCTCTAATTGCGGTCATCGAGAAAACAGACGCGTTGCCACTCACCAGCTAGCAGTGCCGCTTCCGCAACAGCCTGGCCATGTCCGCCTGCGCCTAGCACTAACAATGTTCGTAACTGGCTCATACTCACTCCAGCGCTCCAGCTCGAAACCTGATAGCCAATATCACTAGAGGTGTATAGGCCAACAACAGTCCAAACAAGCCTTCACCGCCTGACACAACCCAGAGCGCAATTGGTAATAGCCATAAAAAATTGATCACAAGGACTGCCAAAGTCACCGGTAAATGGCGCCCGAAGTAACGTGAGGCATATTGATAGGCATGACTACGGTGGGCTTCATAAACCTTATCTCCACGCAACAACCGCCGGAAAAGAGTAAAGGTTGCATCGACAATAAAGACCCCCAGCAGAATCAACCACCCCCAAAGTAATGATGCGTCGGTCCAGGCGGCTTGCAGAGAGAGAATGCCCAATACGACGCCGAGGAAACCACTTCCTGCATCCCCCATAAAAATACGCGCGGGAGGAAAGTTCCAAATCAAAAAGCCCGCAACCGCCGCAGCCAACAACAACGGCAAGAGCAGCATATTTAAATGCCCGAGAAAGCCGTACATCAACGCGCCACCAAGGCAAACACAGATAGCCTCGACACTGGCAATACCGTCAATACCATCCATAAAGTTATAAAGATTGAGCAGCCATACCAAATAGAGGGAGGCCAACAAATAACCGAACCAACCCAGGTCAATCACATGGTCGAGTACTTGTACAGGTGGCAAACCATTGAGCCAGAACAGCACCCAAGCAGCAGCCGTGAAATGCCCAAGCAAACGCCAGCGGGCTGCGATATGCCCATGATCATCAAGAAATCCAAGCACTGCGATAAGCGCACCAGCACCGCTCAATGCATAAAAGTACTCAGTTTGAACTCCCATGCCCATGGAGAAAGCTATAAACAACGCAAACAGAAATGCCACAACAATCGCCATCCCACCGCCCCGCGGCGTGGGTTGGCTATGGGAACTACGTGCATTAGGAACATCCATCAAGCTGCGGGACAACGCATAGCGCCGTAACCAAGCGGTCAATATCCACGACAAGGCAGCCACTAAACAGCTAAAGATCAGAACAGTCATGAATGGGCGTCTTCTAGAAAGTGTGCAACGGTTTTGGCCAACGCCTGCTCCACTGTAAGTGGTGGCGCCCAGCCTAGACACTCGCGAGTTTTATCTATATTCACCTGTAAGGAGCCACATAATCTCTGGCTCAGTGCGCGCTGCCCCAATAACACCGCACCATACTCAATCCAAGACTGAGGGACAGCAACTAGCCTGGCCGGGCGCCCCAAGGCACTACTCAAGCGGCGCAACAACTCAGTAGTGGACAGATCCTCACCATCGCTCACAAGAAAACGCTGCCCAATTGCCGCCGGATGTGTAAGACATAACACCAGTAAATCCACCAGATTATCCAGCGCCACAAAACTACGATGATTATTGATGGCACCCAAGGGAAGTGGTATGCCGCGATGCAGCCAACGCAGCATGCTGTGGAAATTAGCCTTCACCCCCGGGCCATAGATCAGTGGTGGACGAACAATAACCACCTCCAGCCCACTCTCGGCAGCCAATGCCTTCAACCCTTCTTCGGCCTCATGTTTGGATATGCCATATGGGTCTACGGCCTCAGGCAAGTCATCAGCACTGTAGGAATGCCCCGGCAAAGTCTGCTCACCATTGACCTTGATTGAGCTGACGAAGATAAAGCGGCGCACACCAGCCTCCACGGCCTGACGAGCCAGCCGCAGCGTGCCCTCAACATTGACCTGACGAAACTCGGCAAGCGGGTCAATGGATTGCTCGTTCATCACATGCACCCGAGCAGCACAATGGATGACAGCATCAACATTGGCCAATGCCGTCGACCAATCCGCATCCGGAGACAACTCTGGAGACAGGCAAACTTCGCAATTAACCGAGGAAGTCGGCGGCAGCTGACGCATGGCGCAGCGCAATTCATGTGCACCATCAACTAGCAGGCGTGCCTGCACTGCGCGCCCAACGAAACCGCTGGCACCCGTAAGCAAAACACGCATGATTTTAGCCCTTGTGCCAGACAGTACGATTTACATAGTCCGTGTAGCTGAGCACGACTCGCACGACCTGCAACGAAACCGGGCCACCTTCATAATCAGGAACCAGCGGAATACGGCGCGAGCCGGGTTGATGCTGACTCGTAATGACCTTGACCGCCTCCAACACCGAATCCTTCTTTAATCCACTCATTATCAGAGTGCCCTGATCCATGCCTTCCGGACGCTCATGAGCGTTGCGAAGCGTCACTGCTGGCAGATTCAGCAACGAAGCTTCCTCGGTGATGGTGCCGCTGTCGGAGAGCACGCAGAACGCATTCATCTGCAGCTTGATGTAGTCGAGTAGGCCAAACGGCTTAGAGAAGCGGATCAGCGGATGCTCCAGCGACTCACCCAGCGCCTCCAGGCGTTTACGTGTGCGCGGATGAGTCGACACGATCAGCGGGAAACCATACTCGTCGGCCAACGCACGGAGAGTGGCTAGCAGATCGCGCAGATTGTCAGGGGTATCGACGTTCTCCTCACGATGGGCACTGACAATAAAGAACTTTCTAGCCCCCAGCCCCTCGCGCGCAAGCACGTCAGAGGCCTCGATCTTTGGCCGGTAGTAATCCAGTACTTCATGCATGTGCGAACCGCTCTTGATGATGGTCTCAGGGCGAATGCCCTCAGCAATCAAGTATCGACGTGCATGTTCGGTAAGCACCATATTGATATCGGAGAGGTGATCGAGCACTTTGCGGTTGAGCTCCTCCGGCACCCGCTGGTCAAAGCAGCGGTTACCCGCCTCCATATGGAACACCGGAATCTTGCGCCGTTTGGCCGCAATGACCGCAAGACAAGTATTGGTGTCGCCGTAAAGCAACAACGCATCAGGCTTTTCTAACTCGAACACCGCATCGGCCTTGGCGATTACCTCAGCGATAGTTTGTGCAGCAGTCTCACCGGCAGCGCCAAGAAAGTGATCCGGTTTGCGGATTTCCAGGTCATCGAAGAAAACCTGGTTCAGCTCATAGTCGTAATTCTGACCGGAGTGCACCAGCACGTGATTAACCTGGCGGTCGAGTTCGGCAATCACCCGACTCATTTTGATCAGCTCAGGACGCGTCCCGACCAGAGTCATAACCTTAAGCATCGAGTTGCTCCTTGATGTAGTCGAGCTTGAGC harbors:
- a CDS encoding CynX/NimT family MFS transporter, which encodes MKPFPRALLLLALVLAAINLRPGITSLAPLIERIAEELALSRGLISLTTALPVLCMGLLAPFAPRLALRLGLERTIALCMALIAVALLVRLFGHASSILIGSAVLLGAAIAVAGPLLSGFIKRHFAGRMGSVVGWYSLSMAIGGAGGAVLTVPATQWLDDDWTHGLAVWALPALVGGLLWLCLPNRAECEADAAGAGLPWRNPRAWLISAFFAIQAGLFYALATWAVARYHEAGLSLLHSNSLFSVSMLMGLPSSFLLPWLAQRLHNRYVLLMGCGLLTSISLMMITFQPTLLPELWAVTIGFGLGGSFALSLVLPLYEAGSPLAVSRWTAMMLCMGYSLACLTPVLTGLARDLAGSYQLPFMVLTALALLMTLLAWLMRRGPLRHPA
- a CDS encoding SDR family oxidoreductase codes for the protein MQNRMMITGAGSGLGREIALRWAREGWQLALSDVNEPGLAETLQLVREAGGDGFTQRCDVRDYSQLTAFAQACEEKLGGIDVIVNNAGVASGGFFSELSLEDWDWQIAINLMGVVKGCKAFLPLLEKSKGKIVNIASMAALMQGPAMSNYNVAKAGVVALSESLLIELKLHEISVHVVCPSFFQTNLLDSFRGPTPAMKAQVGKLLESSPISAADIADYIYQEVGKGEFMILPHEQGRMAWAVKQKNPQLLYNEMTAMADKMRAPRNR
- a CDS encoding DUF2784 domain-containing protein — protein: MVWSAVAADAVLVFHLLFILFALLGGLLVWRWRGLVCLHVPAAVWGVLVELMHWPCPLTPLEQRLRLTAGQAGYRDSFVEHYVLPIIYPAGLTPQIQVLLGLIVLLLNGLIYGVLLWQRWRRS
- a CDS encoding ComEA family DNA-binding protein, producing the protein MLKSTFNALLFAVITSLSLTVSAAEVAPSAETTAQSAEVAVTNKVNLNTADAVTLQRELIGIGEVKAQAIVAYRDEHGDFASVDELLEVKGIGEATLEKNRDKLSIN
- a CDS encoding polysaccharide biosynthesis protein — translated: MVRQWVDALRQNLLQLSRRKKRFLQVVTDIALIWLALWLSFALRLGEWDAAQPFDGHGWLFLLAPIIALPIFIRLGMYRAVMRYVGNDALIAIAKAVTVSALVLALAVYWYRGPTALVPRSMVFNYWWLSLLLLGGLRLAMRQYFAGNWFELNPRRTAALAPLLPRVAVYGAGSAGNQLVAALRMGRAMRPVAFIDDEPSIANRTIAGLRVYTPKHISQMIDETGADEILLAMPSASRGRRREILETLEKFPLHVRSIPGFMDLASGRVKVEDVQEVDIADLLGRDAVPPQQALFERCIRNQVVMVTGAGGSIGSELCRQILLTGPATLLLFEHSEFNLYSIHSELEARVKRESLPLRLVPILGSIRNASRLFDVMRTWKVDTVYHAAAYKHVPMVEHNIAEGVLNNLMGTLNTAQAAIKSGVTSFVLISTDKAVRPTNVMGSTKRLAEMVLQALSRESAPVLFADDDTVHQLNKTRFTMVRFGNVLGSSGSVIPLFHEQIRKGGPVTVTHPNITRYFMTIPEAAQLVIQAGAMGEGGDVFVLDMGQPVKIAVLAEKMIHLSGLSVRSDKTPQGDIAIEFTGLRPGEKLYEELLIGDNVSPTEHPMIMRASEEHLPWETFKGMLQQLLLAVDKDDYERVRQLLRETVSGYKPEGEIVDWLHLQRRSE
- a CDS encoding MraY family glycosyltransferase, translating into MTVLIFSCLVAALSWILTAWLRRYALSRSLMDVPNARSSHSQPTPRGGGMAIVVAFLFALFIAFSMGMGVQTEYFYALSGAGALIAVLGFLDDHGHIAARWRLLGHFTAAAWVLFWLNGLPPVQVLDHVIDLGWFGYLLASLYLVWLLNLYNFMDGIDGIASVEAICVCLGGALMYGFLGHLNMLLLPLLLAAAVAGFLIWNFPPARIFMGDAGSGFLGVVLGILSLQAAWTDASLLWGWLILLGVFIVDATFTLFRRLLRGDKVYEAHRSHAYQYASRYFGRHLPVTLAVLVINFLWLLPIALWVVSGGEGLFGLLLAYTPLVILAIRFRAGALE
- a CDS encoding UDP-glucose 4-epimerase family protein codes for the protein MRVLLTGASGFVGRAVQARLLVDGAHELRCAMRQLPPTSSVNCEVCLSPELSPDADWSTALANVDAVIHCAARVHVMNEQSIDPLAEFRQVNVEGTLRLARQAVEAGVRRFIFVSSIKVNGEQTLPGHSYSADDLPEAVDPYGISKHEAEEGLKALAAESGLEVVIVRPPLIYGPGVKANFHSMLRWLHRGIPLPLGAINNHRSFVALDNLVDLLVLCLTHPAAIGQRFLVSDGEDLSTTELLRRLSSALGRPARLVAVPQSWIEYGAVLLGQRALSQRLCGSLQVNIDKTRECLGWAPPLTVEQALAKTVAHFLEDAHS
- the wecB gene encoding non-hydrolyzing UDP-N-acetylglucosamine 2-epimerase, which translates into the protein MLKVMTLVGTRPELIKMSRVIAELDRQVNHVLVHSGQNYDYELNQVFFDDLEIRKPDHFLGAAGETAAQTIAEVIAKADAVFELEKPDALLLYGDTNTCLAVIAAKRRKIPVFHMEAGNRCFDQRVPEELNRKVLDHLSDINMVLTEHARRYLIAEGIRPETIIKSGSHMHEVLDYYRPKIEASDVLAREGLGARKFFIVSAHREENVDTPDNLRDLLATLRALADEYGFPLIVSTHPRTRKRLEALGESLEHPLIRFSKPFGLLDYIKLQMNAFCVLSDSGTITEEASLLNLPAVTLRNAHERPEGMDQGTLIMSGLKKDSVLEAVKVITSQHQPGSRRIPLVPDYEGGPVSLQVVRVVLSYTDYVNRTVWHKG